The Limnochorda sp. LNt genome includes a region encoding these proteins:
- a CDS encoding ABC transporter ATP-binding protein, with protein sequence MEATPAAARSPGGRPPVLSVRDLVIKFRLRGRVLTAIRGLSLDLHEGEALALVGESGSGKTVLTKSWLGMLDPNGWIDRGAILMGARDLARLRAEREWLGIRGRQIAMIFQDPMTALNPLRTVGAQVQEALELHQGLRGSAARERAVEILAQVGIPDAASRYHQYPHQFSGGMRQRVVIAIAIACRPRVLVCDEPTTALDVTVQAQILELIGRLRRELGIALIFITHDLGVVARVADRVAVMYAGQIVEQGTVEEIFCDPRHPYTWALLASLPQLGVKGEPLHAIPGAPPNLLATIRGDPFAPRNPYALAIDLVQEPRPFQVSPTHWARTWLLDPRAPRVQPPPAVRRLRERRRWEGGWMGPDGQGHGQAAANRRQQGTRREVLLEVRDLRIEYRARGRRPFVAVDGVSFEVYRGETLGLVGETGSGKSSIGRAIVRITETAGGEIRFRGRRIDGRIPRELDRELTRRIQMIFQDPMASLNERAKVDYIVSEGLYNTRAYRDEQDRRARVASALREVGLLPEFASRFPHEFSGGQRQRIGIARALIMEPELVIADEPVSSLDVSVRAQVLNLLQALQRQKGLTYLFISHDLSVVRYIADRVAVMHRGRLVELAETEELFRSPLHPYTRALLSAIPVPDPRVERNRRVVRYEPPGDEDGRRSPRWAEVRPGHWVLADDAELEAYRRALEGR encoded by the coding sequence ATGGAGGCGACGCCGGCCGCGGCGCGGTCGCCGGGCGGCCGGCCGCCGGTGCTGTCGGTAAGGGACCTGGTCATCAAGTTCCGCCTGCGGGGCCGGGTGCTCACGGCCATCCGGGGCCTCTCGCTGGACCTGCACGAGGGCGAGGCCCTGGCCCTGGTGGGTGAGTCGGGCTCGGGCAAGACGGTGCTCACCAAGTCGTGGCTGGGCATGCTCGACCCCAACGGCTGGATCGACCGGGGCGCCATCCTGATGGGCGCAAGGGATCTGGCCCGGCTGCGGGCCGAGCGGGAGTGGCTCGGCATCCGGGGCCGGCAGATCGCGATGATCTTCCAGGACCCGATGACCGCGCTCAACCCGCTGCGTACGGTGGGCGCCCAGGTGCAGGAAGCTCTCGAGCTCCACCAGGGGCTGCGGGGGAGCGCGGCGCGCGAGCGGGCCGTCGAGATCCTGGCGCAGGTGGGCATCCCCGATGCGGCGTCCCGCTATCATCAGTACCCGCACCAGTTCTCGGGCGGCATGCGCCAGCGGGTGGTCATCGCCATCGCCATCGCCTGCCGTCCGCGGGTGCTCGTCTGCGACGAGCCCACCACCGCGCTGGACGTGACGGTGCAGGCCCAGATCCTGGAGCTGATCGGGCGGCTGCGGCGCGAGCTGGGCATCGCGCTGATCTTCATCACCCACGACCTGGGAGTGGTGGCGCGCGTCGCGGACCGGGTGGCGGTGATGTACGCCGGACAGATCGTGGAGCAGGGCACGGTGGAGGAGATCTTCTGCGACCCGCGCCACCCCTACACCTGGGCGCTACTCGCCTCCCTGCCCCAGCTGGGCGTCAAGGGCGAGCCGCTGCACGCCATCCCAGGCGCGCCGCCCAACCTCCTCGCGACCATCCGGGGGGACCCGTTCGCTCCCCGCAACCCGTACGCGCTGGCCATCGACCTCGTCCAGGAGCCGCGGCCCTTCCAGGTGAGCCCCACCCACTGGGCCCGCACGTGGCTGCTCGACCCTCGGGCGCCCCGGGTGCAGCCCCCGCCCGCCGTGCGACGGCTGCGGGAGCGCCGGCGCTGGGAGGGGGGCTGGATGGGGCCCGACGGGCAGGGGCACGGGCAGGCGGCGGCCAACCGCCGTCAGCAGGGCACGCGGCGCGAGGTGCTGCTCGAGGTGCGGGACCTGCGCATCGAGTACCGGGCGCGGGGGCGACGCCCCTTTGTGGCCGTCGACGGAGTCTCCTTCGAGGTCTACCGGGGCGAGACCCTGGGGCTGGTGGGCGAGACCGGCTCGGGCAAGAGCTCCATCGGGCGGGCCATCGTGCGCATCACCGAGACGGCCGGGGGCGAGATCCGCTTCCGGGGGCGGCGCATCGACGGGCGCATCCCCCGCGAGCTCGACCGGGAGCTGACCCGCCGCATCCAGATGATCTTCCAGGATCCCATGGCCTCCCTCAACGAACGCGCCAAGGTGGACTACATCGTCTCCGAGGGCCTCTACAACACCCGCGCCTACCGCGACGAGCAGGACCGCCGGGCCCGGGTGGCGAGCGCGCTGCGGGAGGTGGGGCTGCTGCCCGAGTTCGCCAGCCGCTTCCCCCACGAGTTCTCCGGGGGCCAGCGGCAGCGCATCGGCATCGCCCGGGCCCTCATCATGGAGCCGGAGCTGGTCATCGCCGACGAGCCCGTCTCGTCGCTGGACGTCTCGGTGCGGGCGCAGGTGCTCAATCTGCTCCAGGCGCTGCAGCGGCAAAAGGGGCTCACCTACCTCTTCATCTCCCACGACCTGTCGGTGGTGCGCTACATCGCCGACCGGGTGGCGGTCATGCACCGCGGGAGGCTCGTGGAGCTGGCCGAGACGGAGGAGCTCTTCCGGTCTCCCCTGCACCCCTACACCCGGGCACTGCTCTCGGCCATCCCGGTGCCCGATCCGCGGGTGGAGCGCAACCGCCGGGTGGTGCGCTACGAGCCCCCCGGCGACGAGGACGGGCGCCGGTCGCCCCGGTGGGCCGAGGTGCGGCCGGGCCACTGGGTGCTGGCCGACGACGCGGAGCTCGAGGCGTACCGCCGGGCTCTGGAGGGACGCTAG